Part of the Nicotiana tabacum cultivar K326 chromosome 20, ASM71507v2, whole genome shotgun sequence genome, TGATACGGAGTAGAATTTCGAtgcgtaatcttgaactgttgacatacttcttccATCAAATGACTGCTAAAATTAgtaccattgtccgtgatgattaccttagGAATTCCGAACTGGCAAATAAGGTTTCAGTGgacaaaatcaaccactgccttcttggtcataGATTTGAATGTCACAGCTTCAACACAcgtagtgaaataatcgatggccactagaataaacctgtgcccgtttactgctggctcaatcggtccaatgacatccatgccccaagcaacaaaaggccagggtgcggacattgtatgcaactcagATGGTGGGAATGAATTAAATCACCgtgtacctggcattgatgacacttgcacacaaagctgatgcaatctcgttccatgATGAGCCAATAATACTCTtctcgaagaattttctttgccagaacatacccactcatatgcggcctGCAAACTTTGGAATGCACTTCGGTCATGAAAATTGtggcttgtttagcatctatgcacctcaacagtccaagatctggagttctcttgtacaGAATTCCCccgctcaagaaaaatccactagccaaatGCCGAATTATtttcttttgatcacctgtggcctatACTTGATTATCTCCATCTTGATGTattccctgatatcatggaaccacggttcaccatcaagttcttcctcAACCACATTATAGTAGGCATGCTAATCccgaacttgaatatgcagagggtcaacataagctttgtccggatagTGTAACATTAACGCCAAAGTAGCCaaggcatcggcaacctcattatagatccttggaatgtgcctgaattcgACTGATTGgaaccattgacaaagatcatgcaaacattatcGATACAATATGAGCTTTAAAtccgagtctcccattctccctgaattttgtacaccaaaagatctgaatctcccaagaccaagacttcctggactcCCATATCTACAactaaccttaaacccaaaatgcatgcctcgtactcagccatgttgttattacaatagaaacgaagctggGCCGTAACacggtagtgatgccctgtttcagaaatgagcacAACCCCTATTCCTACACCTTTCATGTTGGCGGCTCcaacaaagaaaagtttccaacctggcttttcatccCGCTCCACCTCATCAATCTACATCACCTCTTCAGCAGGAATATAAGttctcagtggctcatactcttcatccacCAGGTAGtcggccaaatggtcggccaTTGCTTGGCCTTTCATCGCGGTTCGAGTCActtagatgatgtcaaactctattagaaaaatctgccactttgcaagtcttcccgtgggcgtaggcttctaaaagatatactttagaggatccacacgagaaatgaggtaagtagtgtaggacgacttatagtgcttcaacttttgtgctacccaagtcagggcacaacatgtcctttcaaagggagtatacttaaccttatatgatgtgaacttcttgataagataatagatggattgctccttcctgccagtgatgtcatgttgacctaacacacaaccaaatgaattatccagGACTGTCAAATAGAGGATTAAAGGTCTCTCGGGTTCCGGCGGGACCAACACaagtgggttcgacaagtacccctTTGATATTATCAAAGCCTTCtggcactcatcagtccatttgacccaACATCCTTTtttagcaacttaaagatgggttcacaagttgtcgtgaATTAAGtaataaacctgttgatgtagtTTAAACGCAGAAGAAAACTCATCAACTCAGTCTTATTCCTTGGCGGTGGTAACTCTTGGAtaactttgatctttgacggatccaactcaatacctcgccgactgaatATGAACCCCAACAGTTTCCCAGATGGAATgccaaatgcacactttgtaAGGTTATGCTTAAGATTGTGTATATCTCTTCGACATaaacctcaatctctttgtgtatcattttatgaaacacaatagtcatttccctcatgtaagttgccccagcatttttcaaaccaaatggcattacccggtggCAATAATTTCCCTATAGTGTGATGaacgctgtcttttctgcatcttcctcatccatcaaaaTATGGTGGTaccctgcatagcaatccacaaaagacccgatctcattCTTAGTATagttatcaatcaaaatgtggatacaTGGAAATGgaaaattatcttttggacttgctttgttgagatcacAGTAatcaacattagctaaccaagtaggGTATTGcatgactcgaatgacctttgcatccaaatgttttgtgatttcttccttgatcttcacactcatatcagtcttgaacttccttaacttctacttgacgggagggaatgccaGGTCAGTTGGTAATTTGTGAAACACCAAGTCAatacttagacccggcatgtcgtgatatgaccatgcaaaaatgtctttatATTCAAATAGTACTTCGATTATTTCCTTCTGTTTCATCATCATAgtctatttcttggattattactttagagttagattggcttttaagacttgaccgaagattcctcatgcatgtcatgtcattaaaaccaacataaaaagaactgtacaaagaaagaaaaaatgacacTATCATGAGTAatggaaaaagggaaattgcatttcattaaaaataaaggataggagggtttgtacatcaaaacaagagaaaaataaaaatttggattacaactctggaataCTCCAaataacagaaaggaaaacaaagcaaactaccaagactccttcgagtagggagaggagtagcattccaattattaagcttcaCTTTCGGCCCAATATACTGCACGTCTGCTTGGCTAGAAccttccccaatttctaccatgttcACCACTTCAAATAGACTCTGGAACCTTTTAACCAAAtcttcatcaaagtcaaccataggCTTTGGAACTGCTGACACTGGATGCTTCACGACCTCTGACTTGATGAAAGACCGGGAGAGACGTGGGATAGGCTTAGGAAGCAATCGCGCCTTCTTTTTCAACTTTCTAGCCTTCTTCACATCATCCTCTGTAGGCTtaaaccccagaccaaatgtaccCAGATTTTGAGACACTGCCTGCATGATACCTTGCAAAGATGCACCCAGACCCTTGTCCGCCAGAAAatcattcttcaacatttcatttgctaccatGACGGTCACAGAAACTAACATTGGATCTGGAATGTATTCCCTTTCCGGAACCTTCTCAACTGACACTGTTTCAGAAATTTGGCCCCTTATCAGCTTCAACCTTAATAAATGGGACGGATGTATACTTGTAAGCACAAAAGTTCTCATCACCATGCACAATGACTTCCTGTCTGTCCCACTCAAACTTTAAAATCTGGTGCAAAGAAGACATGACTGCTTTGGcaacatgtatccaaggcctaccCAACATCAAATTGTAAGAGACAGCCACAACcagtacctggaactccatggtaaattcaactggtcctATTTTTAGTTCAAGAACGATATCGCCAATAGAGTCTTTTCCCCCTCCATCAAAACCTTGTATACatatactgttcttgtggatcctctcAGCATCAATTTTTAACTTGTACAGAGTAGAGAGAGGGAAAATGTTTGCATTTAaaccattgtcaactaatacCCTTGTGACCatagaatcttcgcatttcactgtgAGATAGAGGGCCCGATTGTGTTCCGTACCCTCCAGAGCAATTCATTATCCGAAAAGGTAATCCTGTTTGACTCAAATATCTTAGTGATAatcttctccaaatggttcactgtgaTCTTGTCAGGAATATGAGCTTCATTCAGAATCTTCATAAGGGCCTGATGGTGCTGTCTAAATGTATCAATAATGATGGAAAAGAAATCTGAGTGGGGGTCTTTCTTAATTGTTATACTATGGAGTAATCATGCACCTTCATTTCTCTCAAAAATTCTTCTGCTTCCTCTTCGGTGACTAGTTTCTTCACTAGAATTGGACCATCTTTGGGCGGTTTAGTCTTCCTTAATTCCTCTGgagcaaagcatctccccgaacgagtcAAACCCTGGGTTTCATTTACTTCTTCTTACACCTCCTTCCCTTTGTAAGTTACTATCACTCGCTTGTAATTCCATGGAACAACCATGGTGTTTTTTATCGATAACTGGGTCACTGGTATTATAATAACAGGGGCAATGCGGGCCCCTTCCACAATAATGACAGACTTACTTGCTATCCCCCGCATGACCACTTTcggctttccttgctttgttccaTCATCACCTGGTAACCCCTTCGCGACTACCACAGGCGGCTTATCATTTGGCCTGCTTAGCTTGTCTGTCAACCCTTCAACTATCAAAGATATTGCCTTTGTAACATTGGGAGTTTTGACTGGCTTACTTTTGCCGAAACGGATCATCATAACAAACTTTGAAGGTTTCTTGGGCTCCCCAtacttatgcactatctcaatcatgtgcgTTTCGGCATGGGCTGGCAATGGATTTGATTAATGTTCGGAGTTTCTGGACTTTGGACCACAATTTTGTTTGTATCGATGAGCTCCTGGATGGCGTTATTCAAATTCCAACATTTTTCTGTGTCGTACCCCGGAGCATCAAAACAATATGCACATCTGAGGGAATAATCCAGGTTCTTTTGAGTGGGGTTTGGTAATtttgactcaattggcctcagaAAATCCAAGTGCCTCAACCTCTAAAATAAGCTGGTATAATACTCCCCAAGCAGGGTGAAAGTTTTCTTCCGCTTCAGCCTTTCATCTCTATAATCTGGTCTGGGATAAAAGCCTGAACCAGTAGGGTTTCAGTTTGCTCGTGGAGTGGGTTAAGGATTTTGTGGAGCTAGTCCACGCCATTGCGGGTAAGGaggggttgagcatatgactgtgcgTGGTGGACATGATATTGGGTGGCCTGACTGAATACTGAGGCTCTATTGGTGGGAAGTAGGGTTAgggtggattatatggagttTGGGTGTAGGTTTCAGGCTGGGGTCGAGGCTGGGTATATTGGTCATGCTTACCCGTTGGGTCATGCCAATATCCTGAGACGACCATAGCaacatcttctttcttttttttccctaaCACGCCCCCGGTGCCATTCTGGATTGCGTGCGTAGTTGCTTTGATAGCAGAGTAACTTATGATCTTGATCGATTTGAGTCCTTCCTCTACCATTCCTCCTATCTTAACCACTTTATTGAAAGACTTACCTATCGCCAAGATCAGATGACCCaagtaagtaggctccaaggCCTGAAGAAAATGCTCCACCATTTTATCTTCCTCCATTGGAGGGTAGACAtgtgctgcctgttctctccagcgaaaaccatactccctgaaactCTCACTAGGCTTTTTCTCTATCTTAGTCAAAGACAAGCGGTCTGGGACAATCTTTACATTATATTGGAAATGTCGAGCAAACGCTTGGGCCAGATTATCCCAATTGTATGACCTGATGTTGTCCTGGCGggcgtaccactccaatgctgcaccactcagactttggctaaaATATGCCATTAACAGTTCATCTTTCCCGCCGGCTCTCGTCATTTTGCTGCAAAATCCTCTCAAGTGGGCCACGGGGTCTCTGTGCCTGTCATACAAATCAAACATGGGCATTTTGAATCCAACAGGTAGCTAGATATCAGGAAACAAGCACAGATCCTTATAAGCCGCACTCACTTGGCCTCCTAATCCTAGCATATTTCTTAGCAACTTCTCCAAGATCTTTACCTTCCTAAATATCTCCTCTTGCTTCGtgtttttgggtggcttctcagtTTCGACAGGAAGTTCAAAGTGGGGAGTGTAGGAGTAGTGATCTgggactttgaaggtgggctctgGGGCATAGTACTGGTTATCTTGGGCTTGGAATGCCGTCTTACTAGAAGATCGATGGAGTGTAATTGGCGGGGGTGCTACGAAGACAGGGGTAGCCGACGGAGTAGGGTATGTGGCTGTCTGGTTGCTATGGCTAGTTGAGCTTGGGTGgcatgggaagtggtgccatgatAGTGGTTGTTAGGGGTGAAGCTAGGTGCGTGTTGTGGGGATAAATCATTAGTGGGGGCCTCTTGAGATTGAGCCAATGGTGGAATTAAAGCAGGGTTAGTGGGTCATGATGGTGGAGGGTGCCCTTGCATCCATACCTGGTACATTTCGGTCATCTTGTGCTTCATCTTATGTAACTCCTCTTTTAAACCAGGCTCAAATTCTTCCTCCTCTCTCGGCGGGTCAATAATACTCGCGTCCAATTCTTTGccagccatgatcaacttgtgTTTAAACCTGTTGTTGTACaggtgtgttgccagaatgccaaacaaaatAACCACCTTCATGTTCTtaatgacaacaacaaacttgtaaATGTTTAAgatttaacagataggcaactgCACgtttggggatgcaatgcacttaAACAATTAAAAGTTTCTACTATGTATTTTAACGGTTTCATGcttcatcccggccttaactaactcttttcattttgcacttcctcttctctcttttcttttcttttcactcCAGCCTTTCTTTAGTCACTATTGACCTTTCCCATTTGGTTCTTGTCGCTCCCCTTTTATTTTGCACTTATTTTTCTCTCTCGTTTTTGCCATTATTTCTTTTCACTCAAatttccttctcttttattttccctctctttccttttttctttcttctctatctttttatttttattttagggttatgatcgaatcctatggggattgcctacgtatcatgatgccgcataaatcagatcattatgtagttcaggggataaatgaaatataaaacaaagaaatatttttggtttttcaaattttcattagaTAAAACATTCTGATTTTCCTATATTACAATGACTCCGCCCTATAGACTTAAACATAAAAAGCTAACAGACTCAATACAGACTCGAAAGTGGACTTACAGACTCCAAAAGAATCTGAAAATATAGATTTGAAGGtggactaacagactccaaaagAAACTACAAATACAGACTTGAAAAACAAAATCAGAAATACATAAGTGCCTCAACTACTGCTCtgggggcccgcgggacatcagtcggtctcgccGGGGGCCTACATGCCATATCTTCTTTGAGGCAATATAGGTCATCCATTATCTGAGGACAAAAATCATAACTAAAGtgaagaacatggacctggtcatgtccTCGTATTCGTTGCACTTCTTCACAATACAATCAGCAATCCTTCTAACCCTCTTCATGATGATACTCTTCTCTTGTAGCAGCCATCCAATTTGTTGAGATCTAGCCTCCAAAACCTGTGCGGTCGTATGATTTTGCTCTTGCAGTTGTTGTAGGTCTTCTTTTAGTTGCGACATCAAggcataacaatgttctctttttGCTTTGAAGTCTCTTGCCTGCTTGGGTCAGTTCGCTCTCAAGGGCATTGATCTTTTCCTTCAGACCCATGATTCCTTTGTCATACTTTTCCTTCAACTGTGGAACGAAGCTTGACCGTCCCTCCTCATTCTTAGCTAACTTTGCTCGGGCCTTTGCTAGTTCACCTTCAGTCTTTTCCAAATCAAATCCATAGTCACATACTCTCCGCCTGAGGTTGTCTATaggtttctcatttttttcactTCTGGTACGGTTCTCAGCTGCTATTTTCATCTTTCagatttgggctcgaagggcttcattttcttgggcaAACATCCTCCTTTCACCTTCCGCTTCTTGCGCCTGGAAATCATTATTGAATTCGGCGTTTCTTAATTTTTCTTCTAGGGTGTGAATGGTGGCTTGAtactttttctccttttctccctAGGCCAACCTTTCTCGGACTTTAACATCGAAATCTTGAAAATGAGGTCTCTTGGCGGGCCTTTCAGGCTCGGGCTCCGGCCTATTATTTGCACAAGACCTTCTCTTAAACCACACGACATAATCTAGATCCACCTCCCCCTTTTCAACATCTGGCAATGTAGCTTCTGGATGTAGCTTAATAACCTGGGTGGTTAGGTCTTCATCTTTGGGCACCACCTGATATCTCCCTAACTGCCTTAAGACCATTTGCGGTGCATATGGCTGGACACTTCTCaaacccatcaacattaggtaaCCCTTTGTAGCCGTCATATGTATGATTTCCGTCACagggagccatcctatagtccactcgacctgactTGCTTTTAGAGTTCCCAAGTGGGAGACCCAGGCTTCAAACCCTTCTAGAGCATTGTAGTCTTTCACCCTTTCCTTATAACTCTTGATGACATTATCTTTGCTTGAACCATAGCTTATGAATTTGGGGTGATGGTGGAGATGCTCAATCAACCACATTTGTAGAAGAACATTACAACCTTCAAAGAATTGAGCCCCAGACTTACACTATGTCAATGCTCGATAAATGTCTTCCAGCACTAACTGAGCAAGTGTGTGAACTTTTTTAGTGACGAGGTGCAATTTTGGCCATGTGGATATCCATTATCCCTTCTGCATTCTGAAAGACTATAATTCCCAAAAATTCCACTATGAAAGCGAACCGACAATGAATTTGCCAGATGCTCTTATCCTGTTTGTTGTTTAATCCCTTTTCATGCATTTCGAACCCAGTTGAGTTCCCTAACCCGAAATACAAGAAGTAGAAGGAACAATATCCTCTATTTACATGGGCCTTCTTTATTTGCTTACTGATATTCAGGAGATCAAAGAATTTGTGCACAGAGGGAGCCCttgggaatataagttggtttttCCTCAAGTCCCGGTCAAAGTcaatatatccggctatttccTCCCGTGTAGAGGTGAGCTCAAAATtcgagaaatggaaaacattgtggaCAAAAACCCAAAAAGTTACCAAAACCTTGATTAGATCCTCCGGTAGTTTGATTTCCATAATGTCTATAAGGGCACCCAACTGCTCTTTTACCCAATCCCGACCATCTTCATGTAGATTATTCCACCACATACGAAGTTGCAGCTG contains:
- the LOC142174531 gene encoding uncharacterized protein LOC142174531; translated protein: MKVVILFGILATHLYNNRFKHKLIMAGKELDASIIDPPREEEEFEPGLKEELHKMKHKMTEMYQLPVGFKMPMFDLYDRHRDPVAHLRGFCSKMTRAGGKDELLMAYFSQSLSGAALEWYARQDNIRSYNWDNLAQAFARHFQYNVKIVPDRLSLTKIEKKPSESFREYGFRWREQAAHVYPPMEEDKMVEHFLQALEPTYLGHLILAIGKSFNKVVKIGGMVEEGLKSIKIISYSAIKATTHAIQNGTGGVLGKKKKEDVAMVVSGYWHDPTVEGLTDKLSRPNDKPPVVVAKGLPGDDGTKQGKPKVVMRGIAKELRKTKPPKDGPILVKKLVTEEEAEEFLREMKHHQALMKILNEAHIPDKITVNHLEKIITKIFESNRITFSDNELLWRLKIDAERIHKNSICIQGFDGGGKDSIGDIVLELKIGPVEFTMEFQVLVVAVSYNLMLGRPWIHVAKAVMSSLHQILKFEWDRQEVIVHGDENFCAYKYTSVPFIKVEADKGPNF